A genomic region of Enterococcus sp. 12C11_DIV0727 contains the following coding sequences:
- a CDS encoding PTS mannose/fructose/sorbose/N-acetylgalactosamine transporter subunit IIC has protein sequence MEISIGIILILCIYTAVGVLDQISIQIGPYTPLFAATFTGLVLGDVQTGLMIGATLQLMTLGVATYGGATVPDFLSGAVMGTAYAIISGKGAEYGIGVAVPIGLLLTQLDILGRMTNTFFQHKADKYAEEGNYKGVERCNILGIFPWTLSRVIPVFIGLAFGEQVVTVINEWIPVWVMNGLKAAGAILPAMGIAILMRYLPIKPYWPYFIIGFVLLAYGAAFFSVLGVALVGLALAAIYVMNQNNNKGSATSAGTVVYEDDEEVEIDD, from the coding sequence ATGGAAATTTCTATCGGCATTATTCTTATTTTATGTATTTACACAGCTGTAGGTGTTTTAGACCAGATCTCTATTCAAATTGGGCCATATACGCCATTATTTGCTGCAACGTTTACAGGGTTGGTTTTAGGGGATGTTCAAACTGGTTTGATGATTGGGGCAACATTGCAATTGATGACGCTCGGTGTGGCAACTTATGGCGGAGCAACGGTTCCGGATTTTCTGTCTGGTGCAGTGATGGGGACGGCCTACGCGATTATTTCAGGAAAAGGTGCTGAGTATGGCATCGGAGTTGCAGTGCCTATTGGCTTATTATTAACGCAACTAGATATTCTCGGTAGAATGACCAATACATTTTTCCAGCATAAAGCAGATAAATATGCGGAAGAAGGAAATTATAAAGGAGTTGAACGTTGTAATATTTTGGGGATTTTTCCTTGGACATTATCACGAGTGATCCCAGTCTTTATCGGGTTAGCTTTTGGTGAGCAAGTTGTAACGGTGATCAATGAATGGATTCCGGTGTGGGTCATGAATGGTCTGAAAGCTGCTGGTGCCATTTTACCAGCTATGGGGATCGCTATTTTGATGCGTTACTTACCAATCAAACCCTATTGGCCGTATTTCATTATTGGTTTTGTCTTATTGGCTTATGGTGCGGCCTTCTTCTCTGTTTTAGGAGTGGCCTTGGTTGGTTTAGCGTTAGCAGCAATTTATGTTATGAATCAAAACAATAATAAAGGTTCTGCAACGTCTGCTGGAACAGTTGTCTATGAAGACGATGAGGAGGTAGAAATCGATGACTAA
- a CDS encoding PTS system mannose/fructose/sorbose family transporter subunit IID has product MTNKLTKKDINKVYRRNLFSLQWGWNYEKMQGLGYSYVIMPALKRLYGDDPEKMKKALKTQMGFFNTIPAMSHLIIGADMALEEIGIEDDQAITGLKTGLMGPFAGVGDTLFTAIYRAIVFSIAAYMAQGGQAFGLAIPIIAGLAVLWVRYKFTWIGYNQGKKIATEFSDKMKLLTQAAAILGLTVVGGLIPSVITYKLELTYKMEEVTLSIQEMLDKILPALIPLSIVMMSYWLLGKKKMNSTRLIFVLILLGMVLGNLQGITAWIGNLF; this is encoded by the coding sequence ATGACTAACAAACTAACGAAAAAAGACATCAATAAAGTCTATCGGAGAAATTTATTTAGCTTACAATGGGGCTGGAATTATGAAAAAATGCAAGGTCTAGGGTATTCTTATGTGATCATGCCTGCCTTAAAACGATTATACGGGGATGATCCCGAGAAGATGAAAAAGGCGCTTAAAACCCAGATGGGCTTTTTCAATACAATACCAGCTATGTCGCATTTGATCATCGGGGCAGATATGGCTTTAGAGGAGATCGGGATTGAAGATGATCAGGCGATCACAGGATTAAAAACAGGACTGATGGGACCATTTGCGGGTGTAGGTGATACACTGTTTACTGCAATCTACCGAGCAATTGTTTTTTCAATTGCCGCATACATGGCTCAAGGAGGACAAGCTTTTGGTCTGGCAATCCCGATTATTGCAGGCTTAGCTGTTTTATGGGTGCGCTATAAATTTACATGGATCGGTTATAATCAAGGGAAAAAAATTGCCACGGAATTTTCGGATAAAATGAAGCTATTAACACAAGCTGCTGCAATTCTTGGATTAACAGTAGTTGGAGGATTGATTCCTTCGGTCATAACTTATAAACTAGAGTTGACCTATAAAATGGAAGAGGTGACCTTATCCATTCAAGAGATGCTGGATAAAATTCTACCAGCCTTGATTCCGCTGTCGATCGTTATGATGTCTTATTGGCTGTTGGGGAAGAAAAAAATGAATTCAACGCGTTTGATTTTTGTATTGATTCTACTTGGAATGGTTTTAGGTAATTTACAAGGAATCACTGCTTGGATCGGAAATCTATTTTAA
- a CDS encoding MurR/RpiR family transcriptional regulator has protein sequence MDAIKIIRQKYKNFSKVNRKIADYILKDPTLVLSLTANEIASNSGTSPASVTRFSKSLTFDSWEELKLSIATKQGAEHAPKTIDPIVAVDDSIDTLCAKVESLLNATIEDLFELVDKQSLRRSIDAIKQAETVYLIGIGSSSLTAYDLYHKFNRAGKKAVFNYDVHMQFEFLNYSKPEDVLIAISYSGMSKEVLIACEIAQKNQTKIIFITRNESERIMKLSDEVLLVPANEHLLRVGAIASIASTMAVGDVLYLGSIQDDLDTTIEKNMTDTRKLVEKLKEK, from the coding sequence ATGGATGCAATCAAAATTATCAGACAAAAATACAAAAACTTTTCTAAGGTCAATCGAAAGATCGCTGATTATATCTTGAAAGATCCAACCTTGGTTCTTTCCTTGACCGCAAATGAAATTGCATCCAATAGCGGCACCTCTCCAGCTTCTGTGACTCGTTTTTCTAAATCATTGACGTTTGATAGTTGGGAAGAGCTAAAACTGTCGATTGCAACAAAACAAGGTGCAGAACATGCGCCAAAAACAATTGATCCGATCGTAGCCGTGGATGACTCAATCGATACATTATGTGCAAAAGTAGAATCTTTACTAAATGCAACGATCGAAGATTTATTTGAGTTAGTTGATAAGCAGTCCTTAAGGCGTTCGATCGATGCAATCAAGCAAGCAGAGACAGTCTATTTGATTGGAATTGGTTCGTCTTCTTTAACGGCTTACGATTTATATCATAAATTTAATCGAGCTGGGAAAAAAGCAGTTTTTAATTATGATGTGCATATGCAATTTGAATTTTTAAATTACTCTAAGCCAGAGGATGTTTTGATTGCAATCTCGTATAGTGGCATGTCCAAAGAAGTCTTGATTGCTTGTGAAATTGCCCAGAAAAATCAAACAAAAATCATTTTCATTACTAGAAATGAAAGTGAACGGATCATGAAGTTAAGCGATGAAGTATTACTTGTACCAGCCAATGAACATCTACTACGAGTAGGCGCAATTGCTTCGATTGCTTCTACAATGGCTGTGGGAGACGTTTTATATTTAGGCTCAATCCAAGATGATTTAGATACGACAATTGAAAAAAATATGACGGATACAAGAAAATTGGTAGAGAAACTGAAAGAAAAGTAG
- the murQ gene encoding N-acetylmuramic acid 6-phosphate etherase, whose protein sequence is MKLDELTTESRNAASKNIDQLSTLEMVKIINQEDQKIALAVEKVLPVLAQAIDQAAERYQNGGRLIYCGAGTSGRLGTLDAIELTPTYSVSPDKAFGLIAGGKEAMFHAVEGAEDSKELAEADLKKCNLTDKDVIIAVAASGRTPYAIGALEYGEKVDALTIAVTCNEASEMNRLAAIGIAPVVGPEVITGSTRMKAGTAQKMVLNMFSTGIMIKVGNVYQNLMVNVQPTNEKLIQRSIQIIHEATGVEQTTAQEYLSLAHNHVAEAIVMIQGQIGLADAQALLNQHNRRISDVLSEIG, encoded by the coding sequence ATGAAGTTGGATGAATTGACCACTGAGTCACGAAATGCTGCAAGTAAAAATATCGATCAATTATCAACACTTGAAATGGTAAAAATCATTAATCAGGAAGATCAAAAAATTGCATTAGCCGTGGAAAAAGTCTTGCCCGTTCTAGCCCAAGCGATCGATCAAGCTGCTGAGCGTTATCAAAATGGCGGGCGTTTGATTTATTGCGGTGCAGGAACATCTGGCCGCTTAGGAACGTTAGATGCAATTGAGCTGACACCGACATATAGCGTGTCACCTGATAAAGCATTTGGATTGATTGCAGGTGGAAAAGAAGCCATGTTTCACGCAGTAGAAGGAGCCGAGGATTCAAAAGAACTAGCAGAAGCAGATTTAAAAAAATGTAACTTAACGGATAAAGACGTAATAATTGCAGTTGCAGCTAGTGGAAGAACGCCTTATGCAATCGGTGCGCTAGAATATGGTGAAAAAGTGGACGCTTTGACGATCGCTGTTACGTGTAATGAAGCAAGTGAAATGAATCGATTGGCGGCAATTGGTATTGCTCCTGTGGTCGGACCAGAAGTAATCACAGGTTCAACTCGTATGAAAGCAGGAACAGCCCAAAAAATGGTTTTAAATATGTTTTCAACAGGGATTATGATCAAAGTAGGAAATGTTTATCAGAATCTGATGGTCAATGTTCAACCAACAAATGAAAAATTGATTCAGCGTTCGATCCAGATTATTCATGAAGCAACAGGTGTTGAGCAAACGACTGCACAGGAATATTTGAGTTTGGCACATAATCACGTAGCAGAAGCTATTGTAATGATTCAAGGGCAAATTGGATTAGCTGATGCACAAGCGCTATTGAATCAACATAATCGGCGTATTTCTGATGTTCTTAGTGAGATAGGCTAA
- a CDS encoding PTS sugar transporter subunit IIA codes for MKPKLILMSHGKMAAETVQSAKMIVGDLIEATVVSMTEVDGMSGTTDKLIKLLEPLGNDPVLIIADLKGGTPCNVALMQMNARPNLRVLSGLNLAMVIEAAVSPIEEIDELVDYLSDIGKNAVEKIELPELDDEEEYEE; via the coding sequence ATGAAACCAAAATTAATTTTAATGAGCCACGGTAAAATGGCAGCTGAAACCGTACAATCAGCCAAAATGATCGTTGGTGATTTAATAGAAGCAACGGTTGTTTCTATGACGGAAGTCGATGGCATGTCTGGTACAACAGATAAATTGATAAAGCTGCTTGAACCGTTAGGCAATGATCCAGTGTTGATAATAGCTGATCTAAAAGGTGGAACGCCGTGCAATGTAGCGCTGATGCAAATGAACGCTCGACCAAATCTACGTGTTTTATCTGGTTTAAACTTAGCGATGGTGATAGAAGCTGCAGTCTCACCAATTGAGGAAATCGATGAATTGGTCGATTATTTATCTGATATAGGTAAAAATGCCGTGGAGAAAATCGAGCTTCCTGAACTAGATGATGAAGAAGAATATGAAGAATGA
- a CDS encoding MepB family protein, whose translation MESLNYLLKIVDQISDLPLENLKVEEQNKDYQGLTFSIGQQTFRSRTAKITPKKLGYFVAFWEKDRANKNQPYESVSAPEKLIITIFDQEKVGQFIFPKAILAEQHILTTGSIKGKMALRLYPDWVIGLNKTASKTQQWQSPYFIDLTDTCDVMLLQQLYFD comes from the coding sequence ATGGAATCATTGAATTATTTACTAAAAATAGTAGACCAAATTAGTGATCTACCTTTAGAAAATCTCAAAGTTGAGGAACAAAATAAAGACTACCAAGGCCTAACCTTTTCAATCGGTCAACAAACATTCAGAAGTAGAACAGCTAAAATAACGCCTAAAAAATTAGGCTATTTTGTTGCTTTTTGGGAAAAAGATAGGGCAAATAAAAATCAGCCCTATGAGAGTGTTTCTGCACCAGAAAAATTAATCATCACAATCTTCGATCAAGAGAAAGTCGGGCAGTTTATATTTCCCAAGGCAATTTTAGCTGAACAACACATTTTGACAACCGGATCAATCAAAGGAAAGATGGCTTTGCGCCTTTATCCGGATTGGGTCATAGGGTTGAATAAAACAGCTAGCAAAACCCAGCAGTGGCAAAGTCCTTATTTTATTGATTTAACCGACACATGTGATGTGATGTTATTGCAACAGCTTTATTTTGACTGA
- the sapR gene encoding two-component system response regulator SapR, translating into MAKIMIIEDETTIRELISEELQKWQFDTFGTTDFNHVLEDFQREDPQLVLLDINLPVFDGYYWCQKIREISKIPIIFISSRSTNMDMIMAMNMGADDFVTKPFQIDVLIAKINALLRRSYNYSEVGSEIMSHNGITLNVDNGSMEINGEVIDLSKNEYRLLYILIKKHGKILTREKLLRALWEDERFVDDNTLTVNINRLRKKIEQAGLEGYIETKVGQGYIVP; encoded by the coding sequence ATGGCAAAGATCATGATCATAGAAGATGAGACAACGATTCGTGAGCTAATCAGCGAAGAGTTGCAAAAATGGCAGTTTGATACATTCGGAACGACAGATTTTAATCATGTGTTAGAAGATTTTCAAAGAGAAGATCCGCAATTGGTATTGTTGGATATCAATCTCCCAGTATTTGATGGTTATTATTGGTGCCAGAAAATCCGTGAAATTTCCAAAATTCCGATTATTTTTATTTCCAGCCGAAGTACCAATATGGATATGATTATGGCGATGAATATGGGGGCGGATGATTTTGTCACAAAGCCATTTCAAATCGATGTGCTGATTGCGAAAATCAATGCACTTTTACGTCGCTCATATAATTACTCCGAAGTCGGCAGTGAGATCATGTCACATAATGGTATTACCCTAAATGTTGATAACGGCAGTATGGAAATCAATGGTGAAGTGATTGATTTAAGTAAAAATGAATACCGTTTACTCTATATTTTGATCAAGAAACATGGCAAGATTTTAACACGAGAAAAACTATTGCGGGCTTTATGGGAAGACGAACGCTTTGTGGATGACAATACATTGACCGTCAACATCAATCGCTTAAGAAAAAAAATTGAACAGGCAGGTCTTGAAGGATATATTGAAACAAAAGTGGGACAAGGATATATCGTACCATAG
- the sapS gene encoding two-component system sensor histidine kinase SapS has protein sequence MTISKYLKDHWLLLIGWLFFIGVTCFILWLSPDMVVNPSIIGYLVLLQGLFLLLFLTIDYSLKKSWWRSLDISEHPPSLQHYLGEASKSEEKLAQDYINGLLVEHQQVMQQAINNQQDQKDYIDSWVHEIKVPLAAVNLVLQSIEDDIPEKKYYLVENELSKIDEYVEQVLYYARLDSFSRDYLIQEYSLKEIVQSVIRTQGNYFIQKSLQFSIEGDDQMVLTDAKWVAFIFKQLVSNAIKYTPAGGKITVIISRTKEGAWLSLKDTGIGIPKEDQHRIFDKGFTGENGRTSEQHSTGLGLYLAKSLADKLGHQLTMESVEGDGTTMKLLFPFLSYFNERR, from the coding sequence ATGACAATTAGTAAGTATTTAAAAGATCATTGGTTGTTATTGATCGGCTGGTTATTTTTTATTGGGGTGACTTGTTTTATTTTATGGCTTTCTCCAGATATGGTCGTGAATCCATCGATTATTGGGTATTTGGTCTTATTACAAGGGTTGTTTTTACTTTTATTTTTAACAATCGATTATTCATTAAAAAAAAGTTGGTGGCGTTCTTTAGATATTTCAGAACATCCGCCATCTTTGCAACATTATCTAGGTGAAGCATCAAAATCAGAAGAAAAATTGGCTCAAGACTATATTAACGGTTTGTTGGTGGAGCACCAGCAAGTTATGCAGCAGGCAATCAACAATCAACAGGATCAAAAAGATTATATCGACTCTTGGGTTCATGAAATCAAAGTACCGCTAGCGGCTGTCAATTTAGTTTTGCAATCGATCGAAGATGATATTCCAGAAAAGAAATATTATTTAGTCGAAAATGAGTTAAGTAAAATCGATGAATATGTGGAGCAAGTTCTTTATTATGCACGATTGGATAGTTTTTCTAGAGATTATTTGATCCAAGAATATTCGTTGAAGGAAATTGTTCAGTCGGTGATTCGGACACAAGGGAATTATTTTATTCAAAAGAGTTTACAGTTTTCTATTGAAGGTGACGATCAAATGGTGCTGACAGATGCAAAATGGGTGGCCTTTATTTTTAAACAACTTGTTAGTAATGCCATCAAATATACTCCAGCAGGCGGTAAGATCACGGTCATTATTTCCAGAACCAAAGAAGGGGCTTGGCTATCCTTGAAGGATACTGGGATCGGGATTCCTAAAGAAGATCAGCACAGGATTTTCGATAAGGGCTTTACAGGAGAAAATGGTCGGACTAGTGAACAGCATTCCACTGGTTTAGGGTTGTATTTAGCTAAAAGCCTGGCGGATAAGTTAGGCCATCAATTGACAATGGAGTCAGTTGAAGGAGACGGCACGACTATGAAATTGTTGTTTCCGTTTTTAAGTTATTTCAATGAAAGAAGATAG
- a CDS encoding GRP family sugar transporter, producing MEILVALIPMFAWGSIGLVSGKIGGSANQQTLGMTIGALFFSTIIFFIVQPVITIQMVVIGILSGLFWSVGQNQQFHGMKYLGVSVGLPVSTGMQLIVNTIAGAVFFHEWKGSRDYILGFIALGLLVLGVYLTARQDDDSGVKTTNSMLDFNKGLRALIFSTVGYGAYTIIINAAGLDPMGIILPQSIGMLIGASFFAFKKVKLDRYVWRNMSCGLLWGLGNICMLLTMRQLGLAISFSLSQMGIIISTLGGIYILGETKSKKEMRYVIIGCLFVILGGILLGYMKA from the coding sequence ATGGAGATATTAGTAGCGTTGATCCCGATGTTTGCTTGGGGTAGCATTGGTCTTGTCAGCGGCAAAATCGGTGGTAGTGCGAATCAGCAAACATTAGGTATGACGATTGGGGCCTTATTCTTTTCGACGATCATCTTTTTCATTGTTCAACCTGTGATCACTATTCAAATGGTTGTAATTGGTATTTTATCTGGTTTATTCTGGAGTGTGGGGCAAAATCAGCAATTCCATGGAATGAAATATTTAGGTGTATCAGTAGGTTTACCTGTTTCAACGGGGATGCAGCTGATCGTGAATACGATTGCTGGAGCAGTCTTTTTTCACGAATGGAAAGGCAGTCGAGATTATATTTTAGGCTTTATTGCTCTTGGTTTATTAGTATTAGGCGTATATCTAACAGCTCGCCAAGATGATGATAGTGGTGTAAAAACAACAAATTCGATGTTGGATTTTAACAAAGGATTACGAGCACTGATCTTTTCAACAGTTGGCTATGGCGCGTATACGATTATTATCAATGCAGCTGGGCTTGATCCGATGGGGATTATTTTACCTCAAAGTATCGGTATGTTGATTGGAGCCAGTTTCTTTGCTTTTAAAAAGGTTAAGTTGGATCGGTATGTTTGGCGTAATATGAGCTGTGGTCTATTGTGGGGGTTAGGGAATATCTGTATGTTGTTAACGATGCGACAACTTGGTTTAGCAATCAGTTTCTCTTTATCTCAAATGGGGATCATTATCTCTACATTAGGCGGTATTTATATTTTAGGTGAAACCAAGTCTAAAAAAGAAATGAGATATGTCATAATTGGTTGCCTATTCGTCATTTTAGGTGGTATCCTTTTAGGGTATATGAAAGCGTAA
- a CDS encoding amino acid permease — MSMFRKKELTAVSSEPSAMKKDLKTMDLILLGIGAIVGTGIFVVTGVAAEQYAGPALSLSFLVAAGAIVLAGLCYTEFASRIPAIGGPYAYMYVVFGELVAWMTGWLVICEFFLAVSSVASGWSGYVHGFLNSLGVDLPKALSGAYNPAKGTYIDIIAVLVLFVVMFWVSLEAKTALRLNNMMVFVKFGIIALFLVVGIFYVKPDNWQPFIPFGFSGVVSGAAVVFFAFLGFDAVSMTAEEVKNPQKDIPKGIIGSIIIATVLYVIVTLILTGIVPFDALGVKDPVAFAMRFVQRDGVAGVISVGAILTLLTVTISMMYSLARIIYAISKDGLLPKFMSKIDKKNRTPKNATYVAGVCTMIFAGLVPMELLAELTNIVTLMYLIVMAIGIIRLRKVAGDPKPGEFKIPFVPFVPILLVVVSIGLMLQLQAATWKAFAVALVLGFLIYFGYGYKHSNENKANN, encoded by the coding sequence ATGTCGATGTTTCGGAAAAAAGAGCTGACAGCTGTTTCAAGTGAGCCAAGTGCAATGAAAAAGGATTTAAAAACAATGGATTTGATTTTGCTAGGGATCGGTGCAATTGTCGGGACAGGGATCTTTGTTGTAACAGGTGTTGCAGCTGAACAATATGCAGGTCCTGCGTTGTCACTTTCGTTTTTAGTTGCAGCAGGAGCCATCGTTTTAGCAGGGTTATGTTATACCGAGTTTGCTTCAAGGATTCCGGCAATTGGCGGTCCTTATGCCTATATGTATGTCGTTTTTGGAGAATTAGTTGCTTGGATGACAGGCTGGCTAGTGATTTGTGAATTCTTCTTAGCGGTTTCGTCTGTTGCTTCAGGATGGTCTGGTTATGTTCATGGATTTTTGAACAGTCTTGGGGTTGATTTACCGAAAGCTTTGAGTGGAGCGTACAACCCAGCCAAAGGAACATATATTGATATCATTGCTGTTTTGGTGCTTTTTGTAGTGATGTTTTGGGTATCATTGGAAGCTAAAACCGCTTTGCGTTTGAATAATATGATGGTATTTGTGAAGTTTGGAATCATTGCGTTGTTCTTAGTTGTTGGTATTTTTTATGTGAAACCAGATAATTGGCAACCCTTTATACCTTTTGGTTTTTCAGGTGTGGTTAGTGGTGCGGCAGTAGTCTTTTTTGCCTTTTTAGGTTTTGATGCTGTAAGTATGACCGCAGAAGAAGTAAAAAATCCGCAAAAAGACATCCCAAAAGGAATTATTGGGTCGATTATTATTGCAACTGTTTTGTATGTGATCGTGACCTTGATTTTAACTGGGATCGTTCCATTTGATGCACTTGGTGTGAAAGATCCAGTCGCGTTTGCAATGCGTTTTGTTCAACGTGATGGCGTAGCTGGTGTCATTTCTGTTGGCGCAATTTTAACCCTTTTAACTGTGACGATTTCGATGATGTATAGTTTAGCTAGAATTATTTATGCGATCAGTAAAGATGGTTTACTACCCAAATTTATGAGTAAAATCGATAAAAAAAATCGGACACCGAAAAATGCTACTTATGTTGCAGGTGTATGTACAATGATCTTTGCTGGATTAGTACCGATGGAGTTATTAGCGGAGTTGACGAATATTGTGACATTGATGTACTTGATCGTGATGGCAATCGGAATTATTCGCTTAAGAAAAGTCGCTGGCGATCCCAAACCAGGGGAATTTAAAATTCCATTTGTTCCGTTTGTCCCAATTTTACTCGTCGTTGTTAGTATTGGCTTGATGTTACAGTTGCAAGCAGCGACGTGGAAAGCTTTTGCGGTAGCATTAGTCTTAGGTTTTTTGATTTATTTTGGTTATGGTTATAAACATAGTAATGAAAATAAGGCGAATAATTAA